A genomic stretch from Corynebacterium sp. 21KM1197 includes:
- the hutI gene encoding imidazolonepropionase, which produces MATLFTGISELRTVSEAGTLHDAALVAEGGAVTWIGPAAQAPACDEAVDLGGRAVLPGWVDSHSHMIFDGDRAAEFEARMAGQEYAAGGIAVTMEATRAASVERLRDLLRGRVRAAQAGGTTCMETKTGYGLDVDSEKVAAQIAAEVVDEVTFLGAHVVPPGADAEDYVNLVCGDMLDAVAPHVGWIDVFCERGAFNEEQSRRVLEAGRAVGLGLRVHGNQLGEGPGVALAVELGAASVDHANYLSDGDVEALAASETVATVLPACDLSTRQPLAPARRLLDAGAQVAIASNLNPGTSYTSAMTFCVATAVLQQHLSLDEAIAAATSGGARALRRHDVGGGRDAQGRPAKGTLAVGAAADLHVLDTPHAIDLAYRPGMPLTWRTYVAGERVA; this is translated from the coding sequence ATGGCGACGCTCTTTACCGGAATCTCCGAACTGCGCACCGTCTCCGAGGCGGGCACGCTGCACGACGCCGCCCTGGTGGCCGAGGGCGGAGCGGTAACCTGGATCGGCCCCGCCGCGCAGGCCCCCGCTTGCGATGAGGCCGTGGATCTGGGCGGGCGCGCCGTGCTTCCCGGCTGGGTGGACTCGCACAGCCACATGATCTTCGACGGCGACCGCGCCGCCGAGTTTGAGGCCCGCATGGCGGGGCAGGAGTACGCGGCGGGTGGCATCGCCGTGACGATGGAGGCCACCCGCGCCGCCAGCGTGGAGCGCCTGCGCGATTTGCTGCGCGGGCGCGTGCGGGCCGCCCAGGCCGGGGGCACCACCTGCATGGAGACCAAGACTGGCTACGGGCTGGACGTGGACTCGGAAAAGGTGGCAGCGCAGATCGCCGCCGAGGTGGTCGATGAGGTGACTTTCCTGGGCGCGCACGTGGTGCCCCCGGGCGCGGACGCCGAGGACTACGTGAACCTGGTGTGCGGCGACATGCTGGACGCGGTGGCCCCGCACGTGGGCTGGATCGACGTGTTCTGCGAGCGCGGGGCCTTCAACGAGGAGCAGTCGCGCCGGGTGTTGGAGGCCGGGCGCGCCGTGGGCCTGGGCCTGCGGGTGCACGGAAACCAGTTGGGTGAGGGGCCGGGTGTGGCGCTCGCGGTGGAACTGGGTGCCGCCAGCGTGGATCACGCGAACTACCTCAGCGATGGTGACGTGGAAGCCCTGGCCGCCTCCGAGACGGTGGCCACGGTGCTTCCCGCCTGCGATCTCTCCACCCGCCAGCCCCTGGCCCCGGCGCGTCGCCTGCTCGATGCGGGCGCGCAGGTGGCCATCGCCTCCAATCTCAACCCCGGCACCTCTTATACCTCGGCCATGACGTTCTGTGTGGCCACCGCCGTGCTGCAACAGCACCTCTCCCTCGACGAGGCCATTGCTGCGGCCACCAGCGGGGGAGCGCGCGCTTTGCGACGCCACGACGTCGGCGGCGGGCGTGACGCGCAGGGCCGCCCGGCCAAGGGCACCCTGGCGGTGGGGGCGGCCGCCGACCTACACGTGCTGGATACTCCGCACGCGATCGACCTCGCGTACCGGCCCGGTATGCCGCTGACCTGGCGCACCTACGTGGCGGGGGAGCGGGTGGCTTAA
- the hutU gene encoding urocanate hydratase codes for MVSQPRTVRAPRGTELSAKSWQTEAPLRMLMNNLDPEVAERPEDLVVYGGTGRAARSWEAFDAIVDTLKDLGDDETLLVQSGKPVAVLRTNEWAPRVLIANSNLVGDWATWPEFRRLEAEGLMMYGQMTAGSWIYIATQGILQGTFETFAAVAAKRFGGSLKGTLTLTGGCGGMGGAQPLAVTLNGGVCLIADVDVTRLKRRQSKRYLDEVYEDLDAAVARAAQAKEAGEAVSIGIVGNAAEVFPEMLRRHRAGEITVDVVTDQTSAHDPLSYLPTEVSVADWQREAADDPETFTKKAREAMAAQVQAMVEFQDEGAEVFDYGNSIRDEARHAGYSRAFEFPGFVPAYIRPLFCEGLGPFRWVALSGDPEDIRVTDQALKELFPDNEHLHRWLDAAEEYVEFEGLPARICWLGYGERHQAGLLFNRLVAEGKVKAPIVIGRDHLDSGSVASPYRETEGMLDGSDAIADWPLLNALTATSSGATWVSLHHGGGVGIGRSIHAGQVSVADGTELAARKLDRVLSNDPAMGVIRHFDAGYERAREVAEERGVEIPMPFHSREEA; via the coding sequence GTGGTATCCCAACCCCGTACCGTGCGCGCCCCCCGGGGCACGGAACTCAGCGCCAAGTCCTGGCAGACCGAGGCCCCGCTGCGCATGCTGATGAATAACCTTGACCCCGAGGTGGCCGAGCGCCCCGAGGACCTGGTGGTCTACGGCGGCACCGGGCGCGCCGCGCGGAGCTGGGAGGCCTTTGACGCGATCGTCGATACGCTCAAGGACCTGGGCGACGATGAGACGCTGCTGGTGCAGTCCGGCAAGCCCGTGGCCGTGCTGCGCACCAACGAGTGGGCACCGCGCGTGCTGATTGCCAACTCCAACCTGGTGGGGGACTGGGCCACCTGGCCGGAGTTCCGCCGCCTGGAGGCCGAGGGCCTGATGATGTACGGCCAGATGACGGCCGGTTCCTGGATCTACATCGCCACCCAGGGCATCTTGCAGGGCACCTTTGAGACCTTCGCCGCCGTGGCCGCCAAGCGCTTTGGCGGCAGCCTCAAGGGCACCCTCACGCTCACCGGCGGCTGCGGCGGCATGGGCGGAGCCCAGCCGCTGGCCGTCACCCTCAACGGCGGCGTGTGCCTGATCGCGGACGTGGACGTCACCCGTCTCAAGCGCCGCCAGTCCAAGCGCTACCTGGACGAGGTGTACGAGGATCTGGACGCCGCCGTGGCGCGCGCCGCCCAGGCCAAGGAGGCGGGCGAGGCGGTGTCCATCGGCATCGTTGGTAACGCCGCCGAGGTATTCCCGGAGATGCTGCGACGCCACCGCGCGGGCGAGATCACCGTGGACGTGGTCACCGACCAGACCTCCGCGCACGATCCGCTGAGTTACCTCCCCACGGAGGTATCCGTGGCGGACTGGCAGCGCGAGGCCGCCGACGACCCGGAGACCTTTACCAAGAAGGCCCGCGAGGCGATGGCCGCCCAGGTGCAGGCGATGGTGGAGTTCCAGGACGAGGGCGCGGAGGTGTTCGACTACGGCAACTCCATCCGCGACGAGGCCCGCCACGCCGGTTACTCCCGTGCCTTCGAGTTCCCCGGCTTCGTGCCCGCCTATATCCGCCCGCTGTTCTGCGAGGGCCTGGGCCCGTTCCGCTGGGTGGCGCTCTCCGGCGACCCGGAGGACATTCGCGTGACTGACCAGGCGCTCAAGGAACTCTTCCCGGACAACGAGCACCTGCACCGCTGGCTGGACGCCGCCGAGGAATACGTGGAGTTCGAGGGCCTGCCCGCACGCATCTGCTGGCTGGGCTACGGCGAGCGCCACCAGGCCGGGTTGCTGTTTAACCGCTTGGTGGCCGAGGGCAAGGTCAAGGCGCCCATCGTGATCGGGCGTGATCACCTGGACTCCGGCTCCGTGGCCAGCCCCTACCGCGAGACCGAGGGCATGCTCGACGGCTCCGACGCCATCGCGGACTGGCCGCTGCTCAACGCCCTGACCGCCACCTCCTCCGGTGCCACCTGGGTATCCCTCCACCACGGCGGCGGCGTGGGCATCGGCCGCTCCATCCACGCGGGCCAGGTCTCCGTGGCCGACGGCACCGAACTCGCCGCCCGCAAGCTCGACCGCGTGCTCAGCAACGACCCCGCGATGGGCGTGATCCGCCACTTCGATGCCGGATACGAGCGCGCCCGCGAGGTGGCCGAGGAGCGCGGGGTGGAGATCCCCATGCCCTTCCACTCCCGCGAGGAGGCATAA